TTGTCTGTGTTTTGAGACCAGATTTGAATGTGCAAAGCAATTAGTATGTACCTAAatgaaaaccaggaaaaaaatttacttttctctttaaatttgtaTTGACTCCTGTACTTGTGGGGTGACATAAAAAGCATCGGCTGTCATTGCCCTCTGACATTCCAGGTGGCTCCTCCACAGGTTGCTTCCTGCATTTTTAGTACCTACAGCAGGAAGTAAtacatctattttttaatttaaaacttcagaaattattctttcaaaaaaatttattttcctatgtAATTCTGAAACTCCCCCCTCTTTCCCCAAACAAAGGACGGCTTGGATTTAGGAAATTCACTTTGGAACTTCAGATGACACACCAATTTGTATGTGTACTACACAGGGAAATTTCTTTGGAACTCAGTAGCTACTAAAAAGTATTGATATCCCCTTCGTGGGTAAAACCTCGTTGAAGTCATTTGTGTGTGCAGGCAAAGAAGGGGGGATTATTATATGCATGTAAACACAATTAAGAACTGCTATTTATAATGAACATTCCGCAAAACTGGAAAGTTATGAGGGGAGAGGGTTACTTTTTTTCATATGACTTCCAGGTGTTTATATTAGTTGGGTCATAATGGAAATTACATGGAgacaacaagaaagaaaaaaaaaatcacaggaaaaaaaaaacaagcaaaaagaatccatgaggaataaatgagttacTTCCTGCTCATGTCTCCCAGCTGGTTTGTTAGCTCCCTACGGGGCACTGTCTTAGGCCCCACAGAAGTGTCTCATCCAGTGCTAGGCACACAGAAGGCATGAGTAAATACACTACAGTTGTTCCTCTAGGGACACTAGACACACAATTCTGAGTAGAACTCTTGTTGTAAAAGACACAGCCTCCGACAGGGGAGAAATATCCCTTGGAGTAAAGCTCTACCCTGGTTCTCTGTCCACGCCTCACTGGGGAAAAGCACTGCAGAGCTCTCCCACATCCCATGGCAAAGTATCTGCACAAATACAGAGGAAATTATGCAAGTAAATACGGTATGTAATTCTTATCATTGACATTTCTTTAAgccatatttataaatattttaaagtaaacagtATGAGCGAGTGACTTTCATTAGCTATGTTCTTTCATACTGAAATACTTTGATCTGAATAAGCAGGTTATCATGGAAGCACATAACATAAACAGCTAATACGATTCCAGTGGGTACAACACAAGTGTCAGTACTTGATACATAAATCTATCCCATCATTTTCAATCACAAGCTGCTGTGCAGAGCACTAAACATGCATCTTAGTTTTTATTTGTACACGATGGTTCAGACTTTCACTTAAATATAACTTTCCAACTATATAAATGTTTTGAAGCAATTATGTTTCCCATTTGGATTTTTTGGTGCATCCTTTTCTTCTATtaaatttctatctttttttctttcttacatggGATACAATAAATACCCTGAAAAAGAGGAGTGGACGTACTGCCCGGcatacagtcctgcagcctgttcAGAGGGCATCTGGAGGAACACCCGGTCTCCGGGCCGGAGCAGCAGCACCGCGCTCCCGGACgcctggtccaggaagccctTCTTGTACTCGTCATACGTGTACATCATGGGCTCGTTGTTCTTGAACAGAGCAACCCACACGTTGCCCCCCTTGCAGTGAACGTGGTATGCAAAGTAGTAGACCCCAGGGACCTCACAGGTGAAGATGCCCGTCTGCGGGTTGTAGTTCTGTCTGCCGTTATAGAGCAGTTTGTCAAACTTCACTGGGGCCCCCACGGGTGGGAAAGGCGCAGTCAGCTCAGCGGTAAATGCAGGCATCTCGTAGGCTGGCCCTCCGTTCTTGCCTTTCTTAGCCCCATAGGCGTGAGGGGTTTTCACTCCGTCAATTCCCAGCCCCATATCTGGTAGATACTCTCCATGGGGTGGTGGTGTCGGGGGCATCACAGCTGGGAGTCCCGGGGGCCCTGGAGGGCCTGGGGGCCCTGGAAGGCCAGGCTGGCCTTGGGGACCAAGGGcaccaggcttccctggggcGCCATGAAGTCCTGCTACTCCGGGCTTCCCTACTCCAGGGAACCCAGGGGGCCCTGGGAGGCCCGGTTCCCCTTTGGGGCCAGGAATTCCAGGCGGTCCAATGGGGCCACTCGGGCCTGCAATCCCTGGGATACCTGGGGGGCCCTGTAAGCCCTGTTCCCCTGGGATTCCTGGCTCTCCCTTAGGTCCAAGCAGCCCTGGGACACCAGGGAGCCCTGGCAAACCTTTATGCCCAGCTTCCCCCTTGGGCCCTATGGGACCTGGCAAACCCCTCATGCCGGGGGGCCCCGCTTCACCAAGGAAACCTGGCTTTCCTGGGAAGCCTTGAAGCCCTGGCTCACCCTTGGGACCTAGAGGCCCCTGTGGCCCCACAGCCCCACCTTCTCCTTTGGGTCCAGGGAAACCGATAGCCCCTGGAGGGCCCATGGGACCTGGGATTCCAGGCAGGCCTGGCTCTCCTGGGGGGCCCCCCAATCCAGGGGCACCTGTTGGTCCTCTCTCCCCTCTTGGTCCCAGAGCCCCAGGAACACCCCCTATGCCCCTGTCACCTTTGGGGCCTGGGAAGCCAGGTTTCCCGATCCCTGGAGGGCCTGGGGGTCCTGGCAGTCCTGGCAGTCCTTGCTCCCCTTTGCCACCTGGAAATCCTGGCTGCCCAGGGATCCCATCCTGGCCTGGTTTTCCAATTCCAGGCATCCCAGGAGGTCCTTGAAACCCTGGGACCCCTATAGGGCCTTGTGGCCCAGGTTCGCCTGGAGGGCCTGGCTTTCCCAGGGGGCCCTGGGGCCCAGGGAAGCCTGTCACTCCTGGTTTGCCTACTCCTGGAAGTCCGACAGGGCCGGGAGGGCCCTGCATCCCTGGAGGACCCTTCAGGCCTGGCAGGCCTGGCATCCCGAAGCCCTTCTCTCCTTTAGGACCCTGAAGGCCTGGAGGTCCTGGTGGTCCTTTGGGTCCTCGCTCACCTTTGGCACCTGGTTGCCCTGGTAACCCTGGCCCACCTGGCTTCCCAATGCCAGGAAGTCCGTGAGGCCCTGGAGGTCCTTGCGGTCCTGGGATCCCCATAGGTCCGATCTCCCCTTTGGGTCCAATTTCACCTTTGGCCCCTGGCATTCCCATGGCTCCTGGCTTTCCTGGCATTCCAGGCATACCTGGCTTTCCAATTCCTGGATATCCCTGTGGCCCTGGTTTTCCTTTGATTCCAGGTATCCCTTGACCTGGTAAACCAGGGGGCCCAGGTGGTCCTCTTGGGCCAGGCTCTCCACGGGGACCTTGCTCCCCCCGTAAACTGGCTAATGGTATTTCTGCTGggagagtggagagagagagagaggagggagggagggagggagggagagagaggggggggggagagaaagggggggGAGAGAGATTGATTAATATTGATCATCCTTCACTTCAATCATTATTTAGTTCTGACACATTTGCCTATTGCTTATCAAGAGGAAAGACTAGGAATAATGTGCTCATGTTCCAGGACTGTATTATCAGTACTTAATGGACAATCAGGCTGATAATTTATTTGTCATATTTGAGATACTGTTTTGGGAACTgatatctgtggctgcttttatcAGCATTAGTTAAGTAAAATAGctaaaaagtaatgaagaaaCATTCTTCCTAGTACAAACTTGGAGATATTATGGTGTATTCACTATAAAGAGTTCaaagaaggacaaagaaaaatcaaatttgcCTATAAGCCCACTACTCAGAGATAATCGCTTGACATTTATCTGTATTTCCATCTCATGtgttctatgtatgtatgtatgtgtgtgtgtgtgtgtgtgtgtgtgtgtgtgtgtgtgtgtattttgagggttttttttgttttttttttttttgcggtatgcgggcctctcactgttgtggcctctcccgttgcagagcacaggttccggacgcgcaggctcagcagccatggctcacgggcctagccactctgcggcatgtgggatcttcccgggacggggcacgaacccgtgtcccctgcattggcaggcggattctcaaccactgcaccaccagggaagccctgtgtgtgtgtattttaaataatgttggagtcatttttattttttctattttttccctattGAATGTTATACTCTATTTTTCTATGtccttgaattttaaatataatatatggaaaaataatgttTCCTCTTGTGCTGAAATATACTATGATGTAGAGGATGATGGTCATTATCATGTAGACTCAGGGAAGAatagaagcattttatttttattttgtatgtggTTTAATAACATCTTAAACATCTGTCCTCTAGAGTCAAATCGAtgtgtttaatttctttaatatgttGTAGGATTTCCTAAGCCtcaaatattaattcttcaattAATAAGTTACTTCTCACTTGCAAATTTGGTTTTTAAACAGGAGTAGTGAATAAGGTATTTTAGGATGATAAACAATGCGGAAGAGGAGTTAAACTGGGATTAGGAGCAGGAAGCTCAGCTTCTCTTTCTGGCCTTGAAATGAGATCTTGACTGGGTCACTTAAGCCGTCAGCATCCCTGCTTGCCTGTCTGTACAGCGAGAATAATACACCCACACTACAAGATTAGAAAATAGATGTGAAAGGCGTTATGCTTTCTCGAATTGTTATCGAAATATAAAGCACATGTAATTATATTGAATATGCTATGCCTTGCAGAGAAACACAACTCTGGATCTCTCATACTACTGGGAGTAAGGaataacaaagaaatgaaattcatggTCCCAAAGTCTTATAATTAACCATTAGTTGCATCTTAATCTTGACCATTGTGTTTTTCACTGAGCTACTGTCAGGGAACAAAATAGAACCACAGAACtcatatattttccaaattcatcAGTTGCAATCTGGTACCCATCTGAATAAGTACAGGAAGTTTCAAAATCCAGGCAGACcattcaagaaaggaaggaaaacaaatgactgAGATAATCCCGTAAATGGAATATCAGCTCCTAAagggaagaaaactggaaatactTCTTTTATGCTAATAGGATTACTACTGTACAGTGAGGGTGTGCTCTTTCTAAGCAGGAACTGTGTAGCTCCTATGTCAAGAGAGCGTCTGGGGCAGGGTCACATCACATTCATCAGGAATCCCTAATGTCTAGCATGTGCCTGGAGTATATTCTGTTCTTCCTTAGGTTTTGTTGAATGACCAACTGTAGCAACTCAAAGTTTTTACGGTACTTTAGCATTTATTTAGTACTTACCTTATGTCAGACTCTCTCAATAATCCTACTTTACAAACGAAGAAAAGTAGTttcaaagaggttaaatgactaGGTTTCTCTCCTTTCTGGCCTCTAGGCACTCAGGCCTATTAGCACCAAATCCAGTagttccccagaagcagagctTCCTGCTTTTTCAGGGACCACTGGGAATGGCCTCCACCACCTCAAAGGGAATTGCTACTGATTGCAGTTCCTTTCCTGCAAGTGCTAGGTTTCCTACGTTTCTTATAAGCCAACTGAGTTTATAAGAAAATgtcttttgggaattccctggtggcccagtggttaaaactctgtgctctcactgccaagggcctgggttcaatccctggtcagggaactaagattccacaagccacgcggtgtggccaaaaaaaaaaaaaaaaacttaaaaatttttaaaaaagaaaatgtctctcACAGTGATAGGCATTTTGCTGGTATTGAATAACTAATGAATATGCCTAGAAAGTAATGGAGACATTTTCAGGTATCATCATCTCTAGGTAGGTATATAGTCTGTACTCTTCGGACTCCTTCTGTAGATTTATTGATTGACATGTGTAACAACTTAATTAGAGCAGTCTTAAAAACACGTTTATCTGGCACCTAGTTTACACAGTGCTttcatatgactttttttttaacacagcaggttcttataacATTGCTCTCCTAGTTCTGAAGACtgacatcacttttttttttttccactgctatATCCCTTAGCATTTTGGCTGAGAGCCTGACACAAAAAGAGATGCTCATTAGTTACTGTATGtttgaataaagaaataatgagTAAGGGACTAAACTTATTTGTTATTAagtatgttttttgtcatttgttgCTGTTGAAATAAAGCACAACATACAATAATTTTGTCTTTCTTCAAGACCTGAACTTTTCAAGGATAGGGTTTAGAACACAGTAGGCAGTTAATGAATGTCAGTCACACatgctaaaagaaaaatgtctaaaatttaGCTCTCCCCACCCGCAGCGTATTGTTTAGGGTTTTGGAAAGCTGCTGTCTTACAGCAGAACCGAAGTATGTTACCTTTGCCTTTCTTGGGTGCTGCTTCCTTGCCCATTCTTGGTGCCGGCtgcatttccttcagatattggGGTAGATGTGGATACTCTTTGCCATACTGCATGTGGGGCATCTCCTTGCCCATGTTAAAGCCATCTTTACCCAAAGGCATGTGAGGTACTTGCTGGCCCAGGGGCTGGTATTGTGGAATTTGTGGTGGAATCTGAGGAGGAATTTGAGGTGGCAGCGGCTTGATGCCATAGTAGGCACCAGCTTGGATGAGCCGGACGGAACCCAGGGAAATGGTAAGCAGTACTCCCAGCAGCTGCAGAAGGGCAGGTGGACCAGCCATCACCTGTGGAGGAAGGTACGCACCAACATGGTGAAAACCAGCAGGCCAGGTGACCGGAGTTTACttagagaaagaagggagaaaaaaagaaaaggaatcatgGTCTTTATTAGCAGAACTTCATGAGTGGAAGGGAAGCTGTTACCtttcaatagaaaacaaacagacaaaacccaGGAAAGAGTAGGGTCTATCAAATGAAGGCAGCTGGTGGGATTGTAAGCTATGGGGAGACTGCTGGTTGTCCCTGAACATGAACTCTGCCCTCTTCCATAGTATTGGCACCCCTGACTTTCAGCTGGAACAGAGCAAGCCTAGAATGAAGACATTTCATTTAGAAGTGGGCACGTGACAAAGTTCTGGTCTGTTGTGTGTAGTTGTAATGGCTGCAACTTCCAAGAATGCTCCTTAAGGGGAGTGAGCATGTTCTTCCTCTTCTTGCTTCTTCCCACTGGCTGGAATGTGGATATATATTACCCGGAAACGGGCCAGACACCATGAAGCATGGAGTGAAAGCTGTGCATTGAGGATGGTAGAGCAACAAGCTAGAAGAAACCTGAGCCTTGGTTGAACTTGGAGGCGCCGTATACTGATATTCATCCTTAAGTTTGGAATTTGTTTAcgcaagagagaaataaagatttactttctttctttttctttttttttttttgcggtaagtgggcctctcactgttgtggcctctcccgttgcggagcacaggctccggacgcgcaggcccagcggccgtggctcacgggcccagccgctccgcggcatgtgggatcttcccggaccggggcacgaacccgcgtgccctgcatcggcaggcggacccttaaccactgcgccaccaaggaagccccaagatTTACTTTCTTTAAGCCATTGTTATTTTGGGTGCCATACATTTGCACTGAACTTAATCCTAACAGATAGAAAGATTCTCCAAAATGAAGCAAACTTAGTGGCAAGTCATACTTTGTTAGTAAGTGCTGAAATTCTATATTCTATTGTAAATGGAAACAGTTAATAATTTATAGGCTTTCTGCCAGGGGCAGTAGTTTTTCATGTCAGGTGTCCTTTGGCTGCTTTGGTGTGGTCATAAACGTATAAAGgttaaagagcaaacaagaacaacaataaaaaccgAAGATATCTTCTGAATTGGAAAGAAGGTACTTCATGTGACAGCCCCAAAatgtcattaaagaaaaaatcacCATCATAATTATGTACATACAGGGataccatttctttcttctaattATGTACTATGAAGTCATTTGTTCAGAATTAGGTTAATTGGACCTGGAGATCATTAAAGTTTATCTTTGTACTATTATGAAGAAAGGAGTTTACAAAGCAAATTTGTTGTGTAAATAAGATAGAGATTTTTACTCACAAGAATAAGCTGTTTTTAAGCCTTTTAATAGCACCCTTTGCATATTAGTAATTAGTAGAATAAGTATAAATGAGGTTTATCTGTTTATAAAAAACAGCTTGAGATGGGTGTTTGGAAACGCGCAGGGTTGAAGACCCAACATCCCAGGGAACTGCAGTTTTCACAAATTACCGCTAGAGGGCAACTGGTACTCATCGACGTCTGCTCAATTACCCGGAGGTCCTAAAACTACACATCAGGCTTTGCTCCCACATCTTACAGAGGGACTTAACGAAAATCTGAATCCTAAATGGAGTGTCATCATAATGctgcagagagagagatgggacgtggcggggtggggggaggggggtaatTGGGGGGATGGAGAAAGAAGTGGTAAGTTTCTcacaatttttaatgtaaatatcttCTGGAAAACTTTGAGTAAACTTGAGTAAATAATTTAATTCAGTAACTAACTGAGTAAATAATTTAAGTTCCATTCCCCTaagagtttgttttctttgcttctgccttACTTAATTCTGGATCATAGTTTTCCACATCTTAGAAAATGTGGGTTGACTTTGCAACATCGTATTCAAGAGTAATGCCAAGAGTATGAACAGGCTACAGAAGAATTGGTTAATAAAAAgcacctaagaaaatatttagtaaaactCTCCACCATGAAATTCACTGCATTACAATTTTTCTAAATATACTAActaatcattttttcccctttggggagaaaaatgaagaaacatctgTCAGCAAAATGATTTATAAAACTTTCTCTATTTCATAAATCAGAGTAGTCTTCGAGAACTATTTGTTTCAAGTGTActctaaatgggagaagatagaAAGCTGTTATTTTATGTCCTTGTATGAATGATTAATTGTTATAAACCATTTGGAAAGAGCCACAAAATTAATATTGATTTATACTCAATAGTCAAATTTATTTTAGGTAGAAAAAGAACATCTGTTGTAAGTACTCAACAGTAGTTTATTGAGACACAATGAGAGACCCACCCAGGAATTACAGAGATGACTATAATATGGTCAAtaggccctgccctcaaggagcttacacttCTTTAGTAGGAGTGACAGATGTGTAAACTATTAATGAATAGCAAAGGCTATGGCGGGGGGAGTAAATTTTCCTCTCACTTCTGTTCTTTAGTATCTAAAATCCTTTCCTTTTGAAGTAACATTTCccattttccttcatattttctcAGAGATATTCTCTGAATATGCACATCCATTTAAGACAAATTACAGCCTGTTCTACACACCGCTGTTCCTTACTTTTTTACTCATAAGACCAGAACTTCATCTTAATTTTGTGTATATGAACAGATCCCTTCAACttctttatttgttaaaaataaactcagtTGTTCTCTAAGCCCCATCTGACTCTAATGTTCAATGTCTAAGGCAGTCACAAGAGAGCTGACAGTGGTAATATCTGGTGTTGTGTAGCCTGGGATTTAATTCTATCTTTGGGGGTTAATGAGTTTCACTACTAAACCCTGAACTTGGAGTGGTAATAGATAGCATGCTTAGTCCTTCACCCTTCCTTCAATTCAGTGGCTGTGTTGGAGTTACTTAATAATCTTCAAACCAGGACAGTCTAATGAAACACTGGAAAATTGGAAGGGGGCGAAATGCTTGGAAGAAGACCAGTTGAATACCAAAGGCCCACTGGGATTCTGCTCTACTACAATTATTTCCTCTCATAGGCTTGGCCTTTCTCTCCTGAAAACTACCTCTTTCAGTCTGCCATCTGCCGTTTCCTCTGGatctttatttaaataaacttcATTCAGTTTTAGCTTGAATATTTATGTAGGGGCCCTGGTTAGAATATACCACTTGACTTATCCTTACCCATTTCCCTCTTGTCCCTGAGGATGTTTTTGGTGATCAAAGTGGTGTGGAGATTCTCCCCAAATCACTCAAAAGAACATCAGATTTGTGTAACACTGTTCAAACACCTGGTGGAAAGAAGGAGCCTCAGAATTCCTGCTGGGGAGAAATGGTGGTAGTgggttttcttgcctcttttttctttttctaaggatGTAGAACACAATAATTCTGTGAGTTCTATTTGATGTGTTCTTGGATTTCTGTTTGATAACcggtatgtggtgtgtgtgtggttgagTACATGTGAACATAAACATACATACTGTGTGTGGACACTGGATCTTTGCCAGCCAGGCTAGCTTAGTGATGGGTGTCATGTCATACAGGAAGCACACTGTAGAAGAAACCAAAAGGCAGGAGTTGAGTTGTAGCTCTgccattctctatgtttgtgacTTTCCGCTAGTCCCTTAtcttcactgagcctcagtttccttgcttataaaacagaaattataatCTCTGACTCTCCCACAGTGCTGTTCAAGGGCACAAATGATACTATGAATTCTTTGTAAGCCGAAAAGCACTCCTCACATTTGTTATTATTAATGGAGTGTGACCAAAAAGACAAATCAAAACCAACTGAAATGTCAAAGACTTTCAAAGAAGGATACTAGCCAAAGTAAATGTGAGGCTAACTGCAGTAATGATAAACCTAACATGAATAAAACAATAATGGCCATTAAAATGTACTTGTTAATAATGGCAAAAAAGAACAGCTGAACCAAGGCAGTTATTCATTCTGGGGTCAGAGTCACCAGTCCTAATCATTTTGAACAGGCCTAAATGGTTCCCTATATTTGGGCAGGGCTGCagagagtttcagtttcctcatgtgatCTGTAATGTATATAACAGAGTAAtgtgatatatattattttagacGCTCCTCAGCATTTTATTTGTATGTTGATCCTCATGAGATTTTGGCTTACTGTCTGAAAGAATGTTTAAGTATTTAAACCGTCAATCCTTGCCCTAAATCCAACTTTCCCTTTCACATGGGAcagctttccctttccctttcccagcatgtctgtatttgtgtatgtgtgtgcatgtgtgtctgtgttgtgTGTGGTGTGGACAAGCCTCTCATCTGCTGCCGGGTGGCCCTCCTCTGTGCCCCCTACTTGCCCCCTCACACAGAGTTTGTAGTTTCTCAAGGCTTCAGATTCACCACACCTAAAACAAGGGAAAGTCACACAGTATCCTATTCCTCCAGTATTCACCAGAATTGTTTTCTTGGCTCTTCCATGCCTCTCAAAGAAAATTCTGTCCCGATTGATTGCTTTTCTCAGGGAAATTCATTCACTAGATACAGATATTTATGGTATACCTACTAACTGTTACAAACTGTTCTGGGGATTAGAGAAAGAGAGGTGAATTAGAGAGGTAAGTCCCTGATCTCATTGAACTCACATTCTAGTGTGGGAAGACATGTAATtaacaagttaaaaataaattttgtaatcTCAGATTTAAGtgcttgaagaaaataaagcaggggaaAGGGCTTGAAAATGGCTTGGGGTGGCACATGCTGTTTTGGAAGGATGGTGGGGGAAGACCCCTGAGGAAGTAAATTTTGGATAGAGGTGCAAAGGTTGAAAGGTTTATTTATCTCTCTTAAGACACAatactggaaaaaagaaagagtcttATTAATGACAATGGTAGCTGTATGTGCCATTCATTAATGTAAACCCCTGTTTCAAGACTCTATTCCTCATCTATGTCAGTCCTCATTTTGACCTCGTTtcatggtattcttttttttttctggaggattcttattctttttaaaccCCTCTCCATATTTCAACCCTACTGTATTGGTTTGCTGGGGCTGCAATAAAAAAGTACCCCAGACTGagtggctcaaacaacagaaatttatttcctcacaattctggaggctagaagtccaagataaaGGTATTGGTAGGgtgggtttcttctgaggcctctctctttggcttgtagatggccatctacTCCCTGCGTCTTCACGTGGTCTTTCCTCTGCATGTctctgtcctaatctcctcttcttgtaaggacaccagtcatgttagATTAGGGCCTACCCTTAATTTCCTCCTtaaagactctatctccaaatgcagtcacattctgaagtacggggaattgggacttcaacatatgatttgGGGGGACACAGCTCAGCCCATAACACCTACCATTCCTCCAGAACAACTCAATTCCTACCTCTTCTGTAAAGTCTTCCCTACCTACCTCCTCAAACATCATTATTCTGCTAGTACTACTGAAAGTTTAACACAAAGTTAAATATAATTCTAATCAACCTTAtgttttttcctgttgttttttgtcCATTAGACCTCACCGTAATTGTAAGTTTCCTGAGAACCAGGAAAATGTGTGATATTCTTTTGACTTCCTCAACATTTATAGATGAACCCTTCCAGTCAAAACTTGCAGTGTTGATAGGGGCTTTAGAAAATATCAAATTCAGCCTCATTCCCCATTTGGAATCCTTCCTATAACAGTTGTTGACAGAAGGCCATCATATTTCCTACCTGAATATTAATAATGATGGAAACATTCATAAGGCAACTTACGACCTTCTTGTGCAACTTctgttgctatttttattatctgAGCAGC
This genomic window from Kogia breviceps isolate mKogBre1 chromosome 5, mKogBre1 haplotype 1, whole genome shotgun sequence contains:
- the COL8A1 gene encoding collagen alpha-1(VIII) chain isoform X2, which produces MAGPPALLQLLGVLLTISLGSVRLIQAGAYYGIKPLPPQIPPQIPPQIPQYQPLGQQVPHMPLGKDGFNMGKEMPHMQYGKEYPHLPQYLKEMQPAPRMGKEAAPKKGKEIPLASLRGEQGPRGEPGPRGPPGPPGLPGQGIPGIKGKPGPQGYPGIGKPGMPGMPGKPGAMGMPGAKGEIGPKGEIGPMGIPGPQGPPGPHGLPGIGKPGGPGLPGQPGAKGERGPKGPPGPPGLQGPKGEKGFGMPGLPGLKGPPGMQGPPGPVGLPGVGKPGVTGFPGPQGPLGKPGPPGEPGPQGPIGVPGFQGPPGMPGIGKPGQDGIPGQPGFPGGKGEQGLPGLPGPPGPPGIGKPGFPGPKGDRGIGGVPGALGPRGERGPTGAPGLGGPPGEPGLPGIPGPMGPPGAIGFPGPKGEGGAVGPQGPLGPKGEPGLQGFPGKPGFLGEAGPPGMRGLPGPIGPKGEAGHKGLPGLPGVPGLLGPKGEPGIPGEQGLQGPPGIPGIAGPSGPIGPPGIPGPKGEPGLPGPPGFPGVGKPGVAGLHGAPGKPGALGPQGQPGLPGPPGPPGPPGLPAVMPPTPPPHGEYLPDMGLGIDGVKTPHAYGAKKGKNGGPAYEMPAFTAELTAPFPPVGAPVKFDKLLYNGRQNYNPQTGIFTCEVPGVYYFAYHVHCKGGNVWVALFKNNEPMMYTYDEYKKGFLDQASGSAVLLLRPGDRVFLQMPSEQAAGLYAGQYVHSSFSGYLLYPM
- the COL8A1 gene encoding collagen alpha-1(VIII) chain isoform X1; translation: MAGPPALLQLLGVLLTISLGSVRLIQAGAYYGIKPLPPQIPPQIPPQIPQYQPLGQQVPHMPLGKDGFNMGKEMPHMQYGKEYPHLPQYLKEMQPAPRMGKEAAPKKGKAEIPLASLRGEQGPRGEPGPRGPPGPPGLPGQGIPGIKGKPGPQGYPGIGKPGMPGMPGKPGAMGMPGAKGEIGPKGEIGPMGIPGPQGPPGPHGLPGIGKPGGPGLPGQPGAKGERGPKGPPGPPGLQGPKGEKGFGMPGLPGLKGPPGMQGPPGPVGLPGVGKPGVTGFPGPQGPLGKPGPPGEPGPQGPIGVPGFQGPPGMPGIGKPGQDGIPGQPGFPGGKGEQGLPGLPGPPGPPGIGKPGFPGPKGDRGIGGVPGALGPRGERGPTGAPGLGGPPGEPGLPGIPGPMGPPGAIGFPGPKGEGGAVGPQGPLGPKGEPGLQGFPGKPGFLGEAGPPGMRGLPGPIGPKGEAGHKGLPGLPGVPGLLGPKGEPGIPGEQGLQGPPGIPGIAGPSGPIGPPGIPGPKGEPGLPGPPGFPGVGKPGVAGLHGAPGKPGALGPQGQPGLPGPPGPPGPPGLPAVMPPTPPPHGEYLPDMGLGIDGVKTPHAYGAKKGKNGGPAYEMPAFTAELTAPFPPVGAPVKFDKLLYNGRQNYNPQTGIFTCEVPGVYYFAYHVHCKGGNVWVALFKNNEPMMYTYDEYKKGFLDQASGSAVLLLRPGDRVFLQMPSEQAAGLYAGQYVHSSFSGYLLYPM